A single window of Granulicella mallensis MP5ACTX8 DNA harbors:
- a CDS encoding ArnT family glycosyltransferase — MSQRERRWAVATLLLLAGTGLRLLFIRYHARFVGDPEIYADLAQNMFAHHIYGVTEATGIRQTLMRLPGYPFFLGLCFAVFGRENFLAVTGVQAVLSLIECCLLGALAARLMGRRAGLVALGLAALCPFTANYAAIPLTETLSLFFITLAFFSLQRWMGERQQGGPGNAWLLSLGSASALAVLIRPDQALLPMVVVPAVLWVGLRERKAGVLKRALPAASVALIVALPLLLWGIRNWRVFHVVQPLAPRYATDPGEPISYGFQRWYKTWAIDFKSTVDVYWTYDGSPLAMTDLPPRAFDNAAQRQETERVYAQYNDVSAANPESDDAFARLAAQRIAAHPLRYYVLLPIAKLADMWLRPRTELMKIPIDWWNWRAHPKRSAFSVGYALLNALYLALAWVGLWRWRRQGWSGYSVLAYAMILFVLLRCVLLATIDNSEPRYTLECFPVVILLAAFALVRQETSAECAEPFC; from the coding sequence ATGTCTCAAAGGGAACGAAGGTGGGCTGTCGCGACGCTGCTCTTGCTGGCGGGTACCGGGCTGCGTCTCCTGTTCATCCGGTACCACGCAAGGTTTGTGGGCGATCCGGAGATCTATGCCGATCTTGCCCAGAATATGTTCGCCCATCATATCTATGGGGTCACGGAAGCCACCGGAATACGCCAGACCCTGATGCGCCTGCCCGGATATCCCTTTTTTCTAGGCCTGTGCTTTGCGGTGTTCGGCCGTGAAAACTTTCTTGCCGTGACCGGGGTGCAGGCTGTCCTCAGCCTTATCGAATGCTGTCTTCTGGGTGCTCTTGCCGCACGGCTGATGGGGCGCCGGGCCGGGCTGGTAGCGCTTGGCCTGGCGGCTCTTTGCCCGTTTACCGCCAACTACGCCGCCATTCCGCTTACGGAGACCCTCAGCCTGTTCTTCATTACCCTGGCGTTTTTCTCACTGCAACGATGGATGGGGGAACGGCAGCAGGGAGGGCCGGGAAACGCCTGGCTCCTCTCGCTCGGATCTGCGTCGGCCCTCGCCGTGCTGATCAGGCCGGATCAGGCGCTGCTGCCGATGGTGGTGGTTCCGGCGGTGCTGTGGGTGGGACTTCGAGAGAGAAAAGCGGGAGTGCTCAAGCGCGCGCTTCCCGCGGCAAGCGTAGCTCTGATCGTGGCCTTGCCCCTGTTGCTGTGGGGCATCCGTAACTGGCGCGTCTTTCACGTGGTGCAGCCGCTGGCGCCGCGCTATGCGACCGATCCCGGCGAGCCCATCTCCTACGGCTTTCAGCGCTGGTACAAGACCTGGGCCATCGATTTCAAATCGACGGTGGACGTGTACTGGACCTATGACGGGTCGCCGCTCGCGATGACCGATCTTCCGCCTCGCGCCTTCGACAATGCCGCGCAGCGCCAGGAGACAGAGCGAGTCTACGCCCAGTACAACGATGTCAGTGCGGCGAACCCAGAGTCTGACGACGCATTCGCGAGGCTGGCCGCGCAGCGCATTGCGGCGCATCCGCTGCGTTATTACGTCCTGCTGCCCATAGCGAAGCTGGCGGACATGTGGCTGCGTCCCCGGACCGAGCTGATGAAGATCCCGATCGACTGGTGGAACTGGCGTGCCCATCCAAAGAGATCGGCGTTCAGCGTCGGCTATGCGTTACTGAATGCCCTGTATCTTGCACTGGCCTGGGTAGGCTTGTGGCGTTGGCGGCGGCAGGGCTGGAGCGGATATAGCGTGCTGGCCTACGCCATGATCCTCTTTGTGCTGCTGCGCTGCGTGCTGCTGGCAACGATCGACAACTCCGAGCCGCGATACACGCTGGAGTGCTTTCCAGTGGTGATCCTTCTGGCTGCCTTCGCGTTAGTACGTCAGGAGACTAGTGCGGAATGTGCTGAGCCTTTTTGCTGA
- a CDS encoding sigma-70 family RNA polymerase sigma factor: MTDVLAGRDESQMIASILAGNSQVFHELIRPYERSVYVMALSLLQNEADAEDTAQEAFLKAFRSLASFRAEAKFSTWLISITLNEARSRLRRKNTVKMESLDEPQDEQGHISPALLRDWREIPSEAVERQEVRGLLQQAIAGLPPIYREIFLLRDVEELSIDESAKALGITVAAVKVRLHRARLMLQKKLAPQLKQVNPKKRRWLPWS; the protein is encoded by the coding sequence ATGACTGACGTACTCGCAGGCAGGGATGAATCGCAGATGATTGCGTCCATCCTTGCAGGCAATTCGCAGGTGTTCCATGAACTCATTCGCCCGTATGAGCGAAGCGTGTATGTCATGGCTCTGTCGTTGCTCCAGAATGAAGCGGATGCGGAAGATACCGCGCAGGAGGCCTTTCTAAAGGCCTTCCGCAGCCTCGCGAGTTTTCGCGCTGAGGCGAAATTCAGCACCTGGCTGATCAGTATCACGCTGAATGAGGCACGCAGCCGTCTTCGCCGCAAGAATACGGTCAAGATGGAGTCGCTCGATGAGCCGCAGGATGAGCAGGGACATATCTCGCCCGCGCTGCTGCGGGACTGGCGAGAGATTCCCTCCGAGGCGGTGGAACGGCAGGAGGTTCGAGGGTTGTTGCAACAGGCCATTGCCGGCCTGCCTCCAATCTATCGCGAGATCTTTCTGCTGCGGGATGTCGAGGAGTTGAGTATCGACGAGTCGGCAAAGGCTCTCGGCATCACGGTGGCAGCGGTAAAGGTGCGGCTGCATCGCGCTCGGCTGATGCTGCAAAAAAAGCTTGCACCGCAGTTGAAGCAGGTCAATCCAAAGAAGAGGAGGTGGCTCCCATGGTCATAG
- a CDS encoding VOC family protein has product MSELRPFHIAFPVHDLAAARHFYGTVLGCPEGRSSEQWIDFNLFGHQIVAHHKPASDNTAAHSNPVDGHAVPVPHFGVVLTQADWKALAERVRAAGVSFVIEPYTRFEGQVGEQSTMFFLDPSGNALEFKAFADLGELFAK; this is encoded by the coding sequence ATGTCCGAACTACGCCCCTTCCACATTGCCTTTCCAGTCCACGATCTCGCCGCAGCGCGCCATTTTTACGGCACGGTTCTCGGCTGCCCCGAAGGCCGTAGCTCAGAGCAGTGGATCGACTTCAATCTCTTCGGACATCAGATCGTCGCGCATCACAAACCTGCTTCTGACAACACAGCAGCACATAGCAATCCCGTCGACGGGCACGCCGTGCCGGTTCCCCACTTTGGAGTGGTGCTGACACAGGCAGACTGGAAAGCGTTGGCAGAACGCGTCCGCGCCGCTGGTGTGTCCTTTGTCATCGAGCCTTACACACGATTCGAAGGCCAGGTCGGCGAGCAGTCGACGATGTTCTTCCTCGACCCGTCGGGCAACGCCCTGGAGTTCAAGGCCTTCGCGGATCTCGGTGAGCTCTTCGCGAAGTAG
- the pruA gene encoding L-glutamate gamma-semialdehyde dehydrogenase produces the protein MPVTTLSPFHNEPFTDFKDADTKRGMLEALAQVRSELGATYDLIIGGQQRRSGTTFTSVNPARPAEVIGVHSAATEADANDAVSAAQQAFLSWKRTSVTERVALLQRAAELIRNRHLTFCAWLTLEVGKNWAEADADVGECIDFLEFYAREALRLDSATTPIQFPGERNLLRYIPLGAGAVIPPWNFPFAIMAGMTAAAIVCGNTVVLKPSPDAPTIAARFVALLSEAGLPDGVVNLVQGGPEVGRAIVEHPQIRFIAFTGSKKVGLEIHERAARTQPGQHFIKRTILELGGKDSIVVDSDSDIDAAVDGVVASAFGFSGQKCSACSRVIVASSVYDVFCDRLRERVSALATGDPAENFATGPVINSVAHKRVLDYIQLGQTEGRLLAGGKSLEIEGGYYIAPTVISDVAPTSRLAQEEIFGPLLAVIRAKDFDDALAIANNTEYGLTGAIYTNSREKLNRARDEFHVGNLYLNRKCTGAMVGAHPFGGFNMSGTDSKAGGPDYLTLFTQAKSIAEKMGVVSDEAEQQEQRMGL, from the coding sequence ATGCCCGTCACTACGCTTTCCCCGTTCCACAATGAGCCCTTCACCGACTTCAAAGACGCCGACACCAAGCGCGGCATGCTCGAAGCCCTCGCACAGGTTCGCAGCGAACTTGGCGCGACCTACGATCTCATCATCGGAGGCCAACAACGTCGCTCCGGCACCACCTTCACCTCCGTCAATCCTGCTCGCCCCGCAGAGGTCATCGGAGTCCACTCCGCCGCGACCGAAGCCGATGCGAACGACGCCGTCAGCGCGGCACAGCAGGCCTTTCTGAGCTGGAAACGCACCTCGGTCACGGAACGCGTCGCCCTGCTGCAGCGCGCAGCCGAGCTGATCCGCAACCGTCACCTGACCTTCTGCGCCTGGCTTACGCTCGAAGTCGGCAAGAACTGGGCCGAGGCCGATGCCGATGTAGGCGAGTGCATCGACTTCCTGGAGTTCTATGCGCGCGAGGCCCTGCGTCTCGACTCCGCCACGACGCCCATCCAGTTCCCCGGCGAACGCAACCTGCTGCGCTATATTCCGCTCGGCGCCGGTGCGGTCATTCCCCCGTGGAACTTCCCCTTCGCCATCATGGCCGGCATGACCGCGGCTGCCATCGTCTGCGGCAACACCGTGGTGCTCAAGCCCTCGCCGGATGCCCCTACCATCGCAGCCCGCTTTGTCGCGCTGCTGTCGGAAGCTGGACTTCCTGATGGTGTCGTCAACCTCGTCCAGGGCGGACCGGAAGTAGGCCGCGCCATCGTGGAGCATCCGCAGATTCGCTTCATCGCCTTCACGGGATCGAAGAAGGTGGGTCTCGAGATTCACGAGCGCGCCGCGCGCACACAGCCCGGCCAGCACTTCATCAAACGCACGATCCTCGAACTAGGCGGCAAAGACTCTATCGTCGTTGACTCCGATAGCGACATCGACGCCGCGGTCGACGGCGTAGTCGCCTCAGCCTTCGGTTTTAGCGGCCAGAAGTGCTCGGCGTGCTCGCGCGTGATCGTCGCCTCGTCGGTGTACGACGTCTTCTGCGATCGTCTGCGGGAACGCGTCTCGGCCCTCGCTACCGGCGATCCGGCGGAGAACTTCGCGACTGGTCCGGTCATCAACAGCGTCGCGCACAAACGCGTTCTCGACTACATCCAGCTCGGACAGACGGAAGGACGTCTGCTGGCAGGCGGTAAGTCTCTCGAGATCGAGGGCGGCTACTACATCGCGCCCACAGTCATCTCCGACGTCGCACCCACGTCTCGCCTGGCACAGGAAGAGATCTTCGGACCTCTACTTGCGGTCATTCGTGCCAAGGACTTCGACGATGCATTGGCCATCGCCAACAACACGGAGTATGGATTGACGGGCGCGATCTACACCAATTCGCGCGAGAAGCTCAACCGCGCCCGCGACGAGTTCCACGTCGGCAACCTGTATCTCAACCGCAAGTGCACTGGAGCGATGGTTGGAGCTCACCCCTTTGGGGGCTTCAACATGAGCGGAACGGACTCCAAGGCCGGCGGTCCCGATTACCTCACGCTCTTCACGCAGGCAAAGTCCATCGCAGAGAAGATGGGCGTTGTCTCCGACGAAGCGGAGCAACAAGAACAACGCATGGGCCTGTGA
- a CDS encoding anti-sigma factor family protein: MVIECKHVWDHISGYLDGTLDPEVLAVVQKHLEHCELCSAILDSTRNILILTADERVFELPLGYSERLHARLEAEMQSIVPKKPDDG; encoded by the coding sequence ATGGTCATAGAGTGCAAACATGTCTGGGATCACATCTCCGGCTACCTGGATGGAACACTGGATCCCGAGGTTTTGGCGGTGGTGCAGAAGCATCTGGAACATTGCGAGCTCTGTTCGGCGATCCTCGACTCGACGCGGAACATCCTGATCCTCACGGCAGACGAGCGTGTGTTTGAACTGCCGCTTGGCTATAGCGAACGTCTCCATGCCCGGCTTGAGGCGGAGATGCAGAGTATTGTGCCCAAGAAACCTGATGATGGATGA
- a CDS encoding LolA family protein, with translation MKKLFTTALALALTSTALHAQAPSPQLTDVLHQLDTASSKFHNVQSDVSYDNYTRVVRDHSIETGTIYVERSGKGQQMGAVFFNSTPDGKPTKSPAKILVYDGSTLQMYSPGTNQDDVFKAGANQAKYESFLTLGSGGSGSDLAKAWTITYDRNEPLSDGTKQVNTAKLILVSKDPGVRDMLTRVTIWVDPQRGISLKQLFEQPNGDSRTTTYSNIRLNEHIDTKPYEISKKAQHIPH, from the coding sequence ATGAAGAAGCTCTTCACTACAGCCCTCGCTCTTGCGCTGACCTCCACCGCGCTCCACGCACAGGCTCCTTCGCCGCAACTTACGGACGTGCTCCATCAGCTCGATACCGCCTCCTCGAAGTTCCACAATGTGCAGTCCGACGTCAGCTATGACAACTACACACGGGTTGTCCGGGATCATTCCATTGAGACCGGCACGATCTATGTCGAACGCTCAGGCAAAGGACAGCAGATGGGCGCCGTCTTCTTCAACAGCACCCCCGACGGCAAACCCACAAAATCGCCGGCCAAGATCCTTGTCTATGATGGCAGCACGCTGCAGATGTATTCGCCCGGCACAAATCAGGACGACGTCTTCAAGGCCGGAGCAAACCAGGCGAAGTACGAGAGCTTTCTTACGCTCGGCTCCGGTGGCAGTGGCAGCGATCTCGCCAAGGCGTGGACGATCACCTATGACCGTAACGAACCCCTCAGCGACGGAACGAAGCAGGTGAACACCGCAAAGCTCATCCTGGTCAGCAAGGATCCTGGGGTAAGGGACATGCTTACCCGCGTCACGATCTGGGTGGATCCTCAGCGAGGGATCTCGCTCAAACAGCTCTTCGAGCAACCCAATGGTGACAGTCGCACCACGACCTACTCCAACATTCGGCTCAATGAACACATCGACACGAAGCCCTATGAGATCAGCAAAAAGGCTCAGCACATTCCGCACTAG
- a CDS encoding FadR/GntR family transcriptional regulator — MNMVKTHRRYQEVAARISRYVAEKRLEPGARLPGEIDLAKVCGVSRPTIREAMVALEIAGELEIRSGSGAYVREAVNPMSLVLDSGPGPFELLRARILIEGEIAADAALYASAGDLAKIEKTLQQMRKLVQAKTNAQVTDRQFHVAIGEAAKNSVLTSIVDGLWAGMFAPMYHRLSQRAGLDQHQAAALEDHEAIFAAIAGRNPNEARRAMRRHLHHVEEHLTSDDVPSPVKPPSKPTPDAAANGRKQPV; from the coding sequence ATGAATATGGTCAAGACGCATCGCAGGTACCAGGAGGTTGCAGCACGAATTTCGCGCTATGTCGCGGAGAAGAGACTCGAGCCGGGCGCCCGGCTTCCGGGAGAGATCGATCTGGCAAAGGTCTGCGGGGTGAGCCGTCCCACGATTCGCGAAGCGATGGTGGCCCTGGAGATCGCAGGCGAGCTGGAGATTCGGAGCGGTTCGGGAGCCTACGTTCGCGAGGCCGTGAACCCCATGTCGCTGGTGCTGGACTCCGGTCCCGGGCCGTTTGAGCTGCTGCGGGCACGCATTCTGATTGAGGGCGAGATCGCCGCGGATGCAGCCCTGTATGCTTCGGCCGGAGACCTGGCGAAGATCGAGAAGACCCTGCAGCAGATGCGGAAGCTGGTGCAGGCGAAGACCAATGCCCAGGTAACGGACAGGCAGTTCCATGTGGCGATCGGCGAGGCTGCCAAGAACAGCGTGCTGACGAGCATCGTCGATGGGTTGTGGGCAGGCATGTTTGCGCCGATGTATCACCGGCTGAGCCAGCGTGCCGGCCTCGACCAGCATCAGGCGGCCGCGTTGGAAGATCACGAGGCCATCTTTGCGGCGATCGCAGGCCGCAACCCGAATGAGGCCCGCAGGGCGATGCGGCGGCACCTGCATCACGTGGAAGAGCACCTGACCAGCGATGACGTGCCGTCGCCAGTGAAGCCGCCCAGCAAGCCAACGCCGGATGCTGCGGCGAACGGACGCAAGCAGCCGGTTTAG
- a CDS encoding DoxX family protein: MKNLLKLYERISGMLSYLQSPFLLAVRLYWGWQLVMTGWGKLHNLARFTDIFANLNIPFPSASAHFIGCLEFFGGILLILGLGSRLTAFLMTCNMLVAYWTADHDAFVSFFSDPDKFSAASPYTILFASLLVLIFGAGLFSVDALLAKRCRVWLENPGIEKE, from the coding sequence ATGAAAAATTTGCTTAAGTTGTATGAGCGTATCTCGGGGATGTTGTCCTATCTGCAATCTCCATTTTTGTTGGCTGTGCGGCTCTATTGGGGATGGCAACTGGTGATGACCGGGTGGGGGAAGTTGCACAATCTCGCCAGGTTCACGGATATCTTCGCCAACCTGAACATCCCATTTCCCAGTGCCAGTGCTCATTTCATCGGATGCCTCGAGTTCTTCGGTGGAATTCTTTTAATCCTGGGTCTTGGATCGAGGCTGACGGCATTCCTCATGACCTGCAATATGCTGGTCGCCTACTGGACTGCGGACCATGACGCTTTTGTCTCGTTCTTTTCCGATCCGGATAAATTTAGCGCCGCATCGCCCTATACGATTCTGTTTGCATCCCTTCTCGTTCTAATATTCGGTGCAGGACTGTTCTCTGTGGATGCGCTGCTGGCAAAGCGTTGTCGAGTCTGGCTGGAGAACCCGGGGATCGAGAAAGAATGA
- a CDS encoding glycosyltransferase produces MNKQVFYDPQRKRWKRLRRIFDLSALLGVLIGGLFIVGLVRMKPLRGLDLRSVTKRYRALANPPAPVLTPKEKLNHSAHRRTDLKPSDVVLNTGEGLRAAFYTDADPASYASFKQHLKQIDLLFPEWLHVTTADGNITALTSDNIPFTVVEGSVVHGVDRENKVIRAIAAAREDTEIFPMVNNYSVTDGVFEDNVGQFLLSPVARANFIHQIDAFLAANNFYRGLTLNFQNIPIAAQPGYQQLIQALYNDFHSRNLRLYVNVPVGDDDFDMKFIAANSDGIILMNYDQHQTGTDPGPVAGQDWFADNLRAAMKIVPREKLICGIGNYGYDWTSNLPPPPPAKGKHERSKKPAAPEKQPILSTTMLSTQEAWQAAADADAQIDMDEDSLNPHFAYDDEDAKIRHQVWFLDAVTVLNQMRVARALGLETFALFRLGSEDDSLWKIWDTPTKSDPVKDLAVVAPGQDVDTEGDGDILRVTGQPQNGHRTLTMDDDKTIPSKYLSVVSEKMDSYPLPYTLSQYGYHPKQVAISFDDGPDPTWTPKILDILKKYNVVGTFFMIGEEAQDNVGVMQRVYREGHEIGNHSFTHPDISEISPGSVDLQLNLTERLFAAKLGVQPVYFRPPYSIDQEPDTNDQAAPIDRIQHQLGYVIVGDKIDTNDWDEHPRKTPQEMIDSVFEQINEANTKTWMRGSIILMHDGGGDRSATIAALPKLIEALRAHGYEIVPVSQLIGQTRDQVMVPLTRKQRYYAFIDSITFFFIGFFNHFVLSVFFVGDVLMSGRLIIIGLCAIIDRFRRRKDFATPDYQPKVAVLIPAYNEEMVIARTIRSVLMSNYKNIRIIVIDDGSTDATYKIATETYAKEIADGKVTVLTKPNGGKAEALNFALRSTDEEVYVGIDADGVIAHDAISRLVCHFANPAIGAVAGNAKVGNRVNLWTRWQALEYITSQNFERRALDLFDVVMVVPGAIGAWRTAAVKAGGAYHPDTVAEDADLTMNLLEQGYAVIYEDQALAFTEAPVTANGLARQRFRWSFGILQAVFKHRGAIARRRAMGLFALPNIVIFQILLPLVSPLIDFMFVAGVVHYFIDKHFHPETTSTNDLFKLLTFFLAFLLIDFAASGLAFLLERKHPASRGDAWLLVHIWVQRFTYRQLFSWVLLKTVKRAIDGKPFSWDKLERTAKMSKSTEKLTE; encoded by the coding sequence ATGAACAAGCAAGTTTTTTACGACCCGCAACGCAAACGCTGGAAGCGGCTTCGGCGAATCTTCGACTTGTCGGCTCTCCTTGGCGTCCTCATCGGCGGCCTGTTTATCGTCGGCCTGGTCCGGATGAAGCCTCTGCGCGGGCTAGATCTGCGTTCGGTGACCAAACGCTACCGTGCCCTGGCGAATCCGCCGGCCCCGGTGCTTACCCCTAAAGAAAAGCTCAACCACTCTGCCCATCGCAGAACCGACCTCAAGCCCTCTGACGTCGTTCTGAACACGGGTGAAGGATTGCGCGCGGCGTTTTATACCGACGCCGACCCAGCCAGCTACGCGTCCTTCAAGCAACATCTCAAGCAGATCGACCTGCTCTTCCCCGAGTGGCTGCACGTCACCACGGCTGACGGCAACATCACCGCCCTCACCTCCGACAATATTCCGTTCACCGTGGTCGAAGGCTCCGTGGTGCATGGAGTCGACCGCGAGAATAAAGTCATTCGCGCCATTGCGGCGGCCCGTGAAGATACCGAAATCTTCCCGATGGTCAACAACTACAGCGTGACGGACGGTGTCTTTGAAGACAACGTCGGGCAGTTTCTCCTGAGCCCCGTCGCGCGTGCGAACTTTATTCACCAGATCGACGCATTTCTCGCGGCCAATAACTTCTATCGCGGCCTCACACTCAACTTCCAGAACATCCCGATCGCCGCGCAGCCAGGCTACCAGCAGCTCATCCAGGCGCTCTATAACGACTTTCACTCGCGCAATCTGCGGCTCTACGTCAATGTGCCGGTCGGTGACGACGACTTCGATATGAAGTTCATCGCCGCCAATTCCGACGGCATCATTCTCATGAACTACGACCAGCACCAGACCGGCACCGACCCCGGTCCGGTGGCCGGGCAGGATTGGTTCGCCGATAATCTGCGGGCCGCGATGAAGATCGTTCCGCGCGAAAAACTCATCTGCGGTATCGGCAACTACGGCTACGACTGGACCAGCAATCTGCCTCCGCCCCCTCCGGCCAAGGGCAAACACGAGCGCAGTAAAAAGCCTGCAGCGCCTGAAAAGCAGCCAATTCTCTCCACCACCATGCTTTCGACCCAGGAAGCATGGCAGGCCGCCGCCGACGCGGATGCGCAGATCGACATGGACGAGGACTCGCTCAACCCTCACTTCGCCTACGACGACGAAGATGCGAAGATACGCCATCAGGTCTGGTTCCTCGACGCTGTCACCGTGCTAAACCAGATGCGCGTAGCCCGCGCTCTCGGTTTGGAAACCTTTGCTCTCTTCCGTCTTGGCTCGGAGGACGACTCCCTCTGGAAGATCTGGGATACGCCCACGAAGTCCGATCCCGTGAAAGACCTAGCAGTCGTTGCCCCCGGACAGGATGTGGACACCGAGGGCGACGGCGATATTCTGCGCGTCACCGGCCAGCCGCAAAACGGTCATCGCACCCTGACGATGGACGATGACAAGACGATCCCGTCGAAGTACCTCAGCGTCGTCTCCGAGAAGATGGACTCGTATCCGCTGCCCTACACGCTCTCGCAGTATGGGTACCATCCCAAGCAAGTCGCCATCAGCTTCGACGACGGGCCTGATCCCACCTGGACGCCGAAGATCCTCGACATCCTGAAGAAGTACAACGTTGTCGGCACCTTCTTCATGATCGGCGAAGAAGCACAGGACAACGTCGGCGTGATGCAGCGCGTCTACCGCGAAGGCCACGAGATCGGTAACCACAGCTTCACGCATCCCGACATCAGCGAAATCTCGCCTGGATCTGTCGACCTGCAACTCAACCTGACGGAACGGCTCTTCGCCGCCAAACTCGGCGTGCAGCCCGTCTACTTCCGCCCGCCGTACTCGATCGACCAGGAACCCGACACCAACGACCAGGCCGCTCCGATCGATCGCATTCAACATCAGCTCGGGTATGTGATCGTCGGCGACAAGATCGATACCAACGACTGGGATGAACATCCTCGCAAGACACCGCAGGAGATGATCGACAGCGTCTTCGAGCAGATTAACGAAGCCAACACCAAGACCTGGATGCGCGGCTCGATCATCCTGATGCACGACGGCGGCGGCGACCGCAGTGCCACCATCGCAGCGCTGCCGAAACTGATCGAAGCGTTGCGGGCGCACGGCTACGAGATCGTGCCCGTCTCGCAGCTCATCGGCCAGACCCGCGACCAGGTCATGGTGCCGCTGACCCGCAAGCAGCGCTACTACGCCTTTATCGATTCGATCACCTTCTTCTTCATCGGCTTCTTCAATCACTTCGTGCTGTCGGTCTTCTTCGTCGGCGACGTCCTGATGAGCGGCCGCCTCATCATCATCGGTCTGTGCGCAATCATCGACCGCTTCCGCCGCCGCAAAGACTTTGCTACCCCGGACTATCAGCCGAAGGTCGCCGTCCTGATCCCCGCCTATAACGAGGAGATGGTCATCGCACGCACGATTCGGTCCGTGCTGATGTCCAACTACAAGAACATCCGCATCATCGTCATCGACGATGGTTCGACAGACGCGACCTACAAGATCGCCACCGAAACCTACGCGAAAGAGATCGCCGACGGAAAGGTAACGGTTCTGACCAAGCCCAACGGAGGCAAGGCCGAAGCGCTGAACTTCGCGCTGCGCAGCACGGACGAAGAGGTCTACGTCGGCATCGACGCCGATGGCGTCATTGCACACGATGCCATCTCCCGGCTCGTATGCCACTTTGCAAACCCAGCCATCGGAGCGGTGGCAGGCAATGCGAAGGTCGGCAACCGTGTCAACCTCTGGACGCGCTGGCAGGCTCTCGAATACATCACCTCGCAGAACTTCGAGCGGCGCGCGCTTGATCTGTTCGACGTCGTCATGGTCGTGCCCGGAGCCATTGGAGCCTGGCGCACGGCTGCGGTCAAAGCCGGAGGCGCGTACCATCCCGACACCGTCGCCGAAGACGCCGACCTCACGATGAACCTGTTGGAACAGGGTTACGCGGTGATCTACGAGGATCAGGCACTGGCCTTTACCGAAGCGCCGGTCACTGCCAACGGGCTCGCCCGCCAGCGTTTCCGCTGGTCCTTCGGCATTCTGCAGGCGGTCTTCAAGCATCGGGGCGCCATCGCGCGTCGCCGTGCGATGGGCCTCTTTGCCCTGCCGAACATCGTCATCTTCCAGATCCTTCTGCCGCTGGTCTCTCCGCTGATCGACTTCATGTTTGTCGCCGGGGTCGTGCACTATTTCATCGACAAGCACTTCCATCCCGAGACGACCAGCACGAACGACCTCTTCAAGCTCCTGACGTTCTTCCTGGCGTTCCTGCTGATCGACTTCGCGGCCTCGGGCCTGGCGTTCCTGCTGGAACGCAAACACCCGGCCAGTCGCGGAGACGCCTGGCTGCTCGTCCACATCTGGGTCCAGCGCTTCACCTATCGCCAGCTCTTCTCCTGGGTGTTGCTCAAGACTGTCAAGCGTGCGATCGACGGCAAGCCCTTCTCGTGGGACAAGCTGGAACGCACCGCCAAGATGTCGAAGTCAACGGAGAAGCTGACGGAGTAA